In one window of Nocardia brasiliensis DNA:
- the metE gene encoding 5-methyltetrahydropteroyltriglutamate--homocysteine S-methyltransferase produces MVTVVHQTPFTATVLGLPRVGPRRELKRATESYWAGKIDADQLHAVARELRHAQLTELQAAGLDSIPVGTFSYYDQVLDTAVLLGALPPRVAGIADPLDRYFAAARGNETVEPLEMTKWFDTNYHYLVPEIGTDTVFSLHPDKLLDEVREALDLGVPARPVVIGPITFLKLAKASGGAALDRLAELVPLYRDLLARLAATGVGWVQLDEPILVTDLTADEIALVRSTYTELTAAAERPAILVATYFGHPDAALSALASTEVEGVALDFTSGTDVSDVAAVPALASKLLVAGVVDGRNVWRADLDKSLATLGTLLGSAAAVAVSTSSSLLHVPYTLAVETDLDAALRSWLAFGSEKVTEVRLLATGLAEGPAAISAELDEVRAALASRHADPRLNDRQVRARLAALGPDALTRAPAEQRRVLQQDRLQLPPLPTTTIGSYPQTSAIRVARAELRKGAIDQAEYVRRMRAEVADVIALQEELGLDVLVHGEPERNDMVQYFAEQLDGFAATELGWVQSYGTRCVRPPILFGDVARRTPMTVDWISYAQSLTDKPVKGMLTGPVTILAWSFVRDDQPLGDSARQVALAIRDETVDLQSAGIRIIQVDEPALRELLPLREAEQQGYLDWSVRSFRLATSGVSDATQVHTHLCYSEFGEVIDAIAGLDADVTSIEAARSRMEVLDDLNAAGFDLGVGPGVYDIHSPRVPSVEEITTSLRAALKAVPAERLWVNPDCGLKTRGQAEVAASLRNMVTAAAAVR; encoded by the coding sequence ATCGTGACTGTTGTACATCAGACACCGTTCACCGCAACGGTTCTCGGGCTACCACGGGTGGGGCCGCGCCGTGAACTCAAGCGGGCCACCGAGTCCTACTGGGCGGGCAAGATCGACGCCGATCAGCTGCACGCCGTCGCGCGCGAGCTGCGCCACGCCCAACTCACCGAACTGCAAGCGGCGGGCCTGGATTCGATCCCGGTCGGCACCTTCTCGTACTACGACCAGGTGCTCGATACGGCCGTGCTGCTCGGCGCGCTGCCGCCGCGCGTCGCGGGCATCGCCGACCCGCTGGATCGGTATTTCGCGGCCGCGCGCGGCAACGAGACGGTCGAGCCGCTGGAGATGACCAAATGGTTCGACACCAACTACCACTATCTGGTGCCGGAAATCGGCACGGACACCGTGTTCTCGCTGCATCCGGACAAGCTGCTGGACGAGGTGCGCGAGGCGCTCGACCTCGGTGTGCCTGCCCGGCCGGTGGTCATCGGCCCGATCACCTTCCTGAAGCTGGCCAAGGCGAGCGGCGGCGCGGCGCTCGACCGGCTCGCCGAGCTCGTGCCGCTCTACCGCGACCTGCTCGCGCGGCTCGCCGCGACGGGCGTCGGCTGGGTCCAGCTCGACGAGCCGATCCTGGTCACCGACCTCACCGCGGACGAAATCGCGCTGGTGCGTAGCACTTACACCGAGCTCACCGCGGCCGCCGAACGGCCGGCGATCCTGGTGGCGACCTATTTCGGGCATCCGGACGCGGCACTGTCCGCGCTCGCGAGCACCGAGGTCGAGGGCGTCGCGCTCGACTTCACCTCGGGCACCGATGTTTCCGATGTCGCGGCGGTACCCGCCCTGGCGAGCAAGCTGCTGGTGGCCGGTGTGGTCGACGGGCGCAACGTGTGGCGCGCCGACCTCGACAAGTCGCTGGCCACCCTGGGCACCCTGCTCGGTTCGGCTGCGGCGGTGGCGGTTTCGACCTCGAGCTCGCTGCTGCACGTGCCCTACACCCTGGCCGTGGAGACCGACCTCGACGCGGCGCTGCGGTCCTGGCTGGCATTCGGCAGCGAGAAGGTCACCGAGGTGCGGCTGCTGGCCACCGGACTGGCCGAGGGGCCCGCGGCGATCAGCGCGGAACTGGACGAGGTGCGCGCCGCGCTCGCGTCCCGGCACGCCGATCCGCGGCTGAACGACCGGCAGGTGCGGGCCCGTCTGGCCGCGCTCGGACCGGACGCGCTCACCCGTGCGCCCGCCGAGCAACGCCGTGTGCTGCAACAGGATCGGCTGCAGTTGCCGCCGCTGCCGACCACCACGATCGGCTCCTACCCGCAGACCTCGGCGATTCGGGTGGCGCGCGCTGAGCTGCGCAAGGGGGCGATCGATCAGGCCGAGTACGTCCGCCGGATGCGGGCCGAGGTCGCCGACGTCATCGCGTTGCAAGAGGAACTCGGCCTGGACGTGCTGGTGCACGGTGAGCCGGAACGCAACGACATGGTCCAGTACTTCGCCGAGCAGCTCGATGGTTTCGCGGCCACCGAACTGGGCTGGGTGCAGTCCTACGGCACCCGCTGCGTGCGGCCGCCGATCCTGTTCGGCGACGTCGCGCGGCGCACGCCGATGACCGTCGACTGGATCAGCTACGCGCAGTCGCTCACCGACAAGCCGGTCAAGGGCATGCTCACCGGTCCGGTGACCATCCTGGCCTGGTCGTTCGTCCGCGACGACCAGCCGCTCGGCGATTCGGCACGGCAGGTGGCGCTGGCGATTCGGGACGAGACGGTGGACCTGCAGAGCGCGGGCATCCGGATCATCCAGGTCGACGAGCCCGCGCTGCGCGAACTGCTGCCGCTGCGCGAGGCCGAGCAACAGGGCTATCTCGACTGGTCGGTGCGGTCGTTCCGGCTGGCCACCTCGGGAGTCTCCGACGCCACCCAGGTACACACGCACCTGTGCTATTCGGAGTTCGGCGAGGTGATCGACGCGATCGCCGGGCTGGATGCCGACGTGACCTCGATCGAGGCGGCGCGTTCCCGGATGGAGGTGCTCGACGACCTCAACGCGGCAGGCTTCGATCTCGGCGTCGGTCCGGGCGTCTACGACATCCACTCGCCCCGGGTGCCCAGCGTCGAGGAGATCACCACCTCATTGCGGGCGGCACTGAAAGCCGTTCCCGCCGAGCGGCTCTGGGTCAACCCGGACTGCGGCCTGAAGACCAGGGGCCAGGCCGAGGTGGCGGCGTCACTGCGCAATATGGTCACCGCCGCGGCCGCGGTGCGCTGA
- a CDS encoding SgcJ/EcaC family oxidoreductase, whose product MPSPDELVRAMCRSWSDPDPDRIAAFFAEDAVYHNIPTEPVHGRTAIREFIAGFLTTFHGIDFEIHQQISAGNLVMNERTDTLRTADRAIALPVTGVFEVNDGAITAWRDYFDMGVINQAFGP is encoded by the coding sequence ATGCCGAGCCCTGACGAACTCGTCCGCGCGATGTGCCGCAGCTGGTCGGACCCCGATCCGGACCGCATCGCGGCCTTCTTCGCCGAAGACGCCGTGTACCACAACATTCCGACCGAGCCGGTGCACGGGCGCACCGCGATCCGCGAGTTCATCGCTGGATTCCTGACCACCTTCCACGGCATCGACTTCGAGATCCACCAGCAGATCAGCGCGGGCAACCTGGTCATGAACGAGCGCACCGACACCCTGCGCACCGCCGACCGCGCCATCGCGCTGCCGGTGACCGGCGTCTTCGAGGTGAACGACGGTGCCATCACCGCTTGGCGCGACTACTTCGACATGGGTGTCATCAACCAGGCCTTCGGTCCCTGA